TGCAGCAACATTGCACACCGTAGGATTGTAAAACCCAAACTTCGAGCCGCTAAAACACACCACCCCCTTCATATCTCTCCTTCCTATCATCCTTCTACACCTTCACCCCGACTTGCTCCCCAAACGCCACCCCAAAACATCCTTCTATGTCAACACCTCCCACCCCCTATTCCACCCACATTCGGACCTTTACCAGCACAAACTTTATAGGAGTCTTTACACACTCACATGAAGATACAGCAAAAGAGATAGTCTTGGCAcccactctctcctcctcacataCAGCGTATACATTAAGACACACAGTGACTATGATGCATTTCACTACTGattgctaacacacacacacgttatctCAAAAGGCAACCAGGTGTGTAATTGAGCCTCCTGAAGCTAACacatttgtggtttttctcTGCGATTGTTGGGTGCCCTTCGGACCCACTCCTCCACGCTCTTacagcagtttgtttttgcattgcACTGATTTCTAGTGAGAGAGGAAGAATCCACTCCACAAGGCTTACAGCAACTCCTTCTCTATCCAAACACTGGCTGGATGTCCGTCTGAGGTGCTGAAAAAAGGGCCAGCGGGCCCCAGTTCTGGAGCAGAGATGTATCGTTTGTTCAGTTGTGTCAGTAAGGAGCCACAAAAAGAGTTTTGCCGAGTAAATGTTCCATCTAATTTTGAAATGACTGATGGTATGTAGCTTTTTATAAAGACAAGTTAATAATTCTCACTGTTAAAGacaaaaactgcatttactTCAAAGTATTTCCTCCTCATGTAATCATGATGGATGAGACATCCATCCTCCGCTGCTCTTTTAAAGTGAATgcctttttgtgtgttttttttttttgccttattCAAATTGAGGGCCAAGTTGTTATTTCTGTTATCAGAAAAAAGAATTTCCTTTCATaatcaacatttgaaatgaaaaaagcacCCTTGCAAATGACAATGTTGTACAAAATATCATGgtgattcattttcattcctAACTTTTCTTGACAGTACAAAATTAAccaaaacactgacacaaagGAAGATATAATGAGAATCAATATAAATCAAAGTGTCTAAACGGGAAATAAGTAAAGTTTCAATTGGAATAGAACACAACAAAGCTTGTTTACGGAATATTTTGTCAATGCTGATAGAGGGAACCATAAAGTACTTCTTTGGATGGGATGCACAAATTATCGGAATTAAATATAGAAAATCCAAATGCTTCCTTGCTTTgtttaagctttgttttttgttttgaagatGGTGAAGatccatgtttagtttttttctttatgatgGGATTTTTGTATAATTCACGATTACGTACTTAATCTATAAATAATCATACTGaagctctttttaaatatgcaagtttaagaggcaggcaggcaggcaggcaggcaggcaggcaggcaggcaggcaggcaggcaggcaggcaggcaggcaggcaggcaggcaggcaggcaggcagacagacagaaacgcaataaaaacaatttaaatctCAGTTAAAAAATGCATGGACAATGtatctaaaaaaacacaactaaaataaaTTAATCTCTAAGAGAACTCGATTTAATCCTGACCCAGTTCCTCAGCACTACATCTGAAAAGAGCTTTTCCTGCAGACTGGAGTTGCACCAGATAATGCTCATGTCAGAGTCATCATTTCCCAAAACTAGTCTAAACATGGCTTAGCAGGGAACTCCATAACATTTATGCAGGTGCTGTTAATGTTAGCCCAGTAAAGCCGCATGATGAGCGTTGGAGTGATTGTCTCTCCATCTGAGCTCGGCCTCACCTCTGGAGCTGTGATGCAAGCGGATTTCATTTCTTTATagatctcatttaaaaaaaaacatttacctgATTGGCTCTGATGCATATGTTAGACTCCTCAACTTTAGAATTGAGTGAGTTGGTCTGCTGGCATATTGGGTTTTTTAAGGCAAAATTATCTAACTTGGTTATTATACAAATAGTGTGTCTGAGAAAAAGGTTAAGAACAGTCATGCAATTCAAAATTCAATCCTGAgtaaagttttttttatctgaagaGCATGTGTATTATCAAAATGCCATTGTTTTAGCAAAAGATGCTGATTAACCTTTTGTTttccaataaaaacaacttgtgCTATTCAAGGCAAAGACGTACAATGTTAAAAACCACAAATGTACTTTATCGGCCTTTAAAGAGGTAAACTGACTCTGAGTGGGTGTACATTCCTGTTTTGAGGTGTTAGTCATTTCCTAAGAACTTTCTGAATCTGGGATTTTAGGATGCTGCATGCATTAACTACTTACATGCATTTCTGTGTGGGCAAATCTGTTTTTGTGAGCATGTATGCACACAAGGCCAGTGTGTTGGCTGTGCCACTGATGTCGGGCTGACTGGTCCCAGTAAGAATTGGAGCTGATATAAACAGGCTTGGTTGTTCCCACGTCTCTGTTTACACTGGAAGACCCCAGAGCAGCTCTACCCGAGCACTGGATTCCCTCCACATGGCCAACTAACAGACTATCTATCTCTGTCTCATACAGAACACTCACTCATATGTACACACATGTAATATGTGGGCAGGCAGATATTTGCAGAAATGCAGCCATTCATATTTAAGGTGTTTAGTCACTCTGTTATCTTTTTTCCACTTACTTTTATTGTCCTAGGGCATTTCCCTCATTCCTTTCATTTGTCCCCACGGTCCAAAGTTaccaatttaatttgaattgaatttaaccttttcaaaactggctaaacaaacacagactggTTAAGATTTAGCAGTGGACATAGATGTCCCACAAAGCCATCAAACTAGTACTGAACTGAGTTTTACAACACGACCGCAAAGACTCTCAAAAGCTTTGAATTTGCTCTCTAAGTCCTTTTGGGATGGGCCTGTGATGTACGCGCAACATAAACAGAACACCGGGGTCTTGACAAGCACGTCCAGTTTACAGGCAACAGTGAGGTCACCCCTGAAGAACATCTCTGCAAAGACGCATCTGCTTGTATGTTTTGCGCaagtctttaaaaataaataacatttgttttttttttccgaaagttgtttttcaaaagttgtttttcaaaagttaacacaaacagattttgtttttaatgtatttctaaaagttccattttctttttttggtttgtttagaTAAAATTGCTTGACCTTTTCGGCTTTTTTTCATAAGAATTCCAAACTGTCCAGATCATCGAGTCCTTCAGAAGGGAACACTCCTCTTGGGACCTGGGGATGTATGGAAATGTAAGCTCCTTTCACCATTGTTAGGTTGATAATATTGTTCCACccaaaagcaaacattttacacaacatttattatttttagtcatGCTTGATTAGTATAAATGTAGGGGGTAAATCTTTGAAGTTAACAAATAGCTGGTgaaaaatgtatacacacacatgtgcacacacataggtacaaaataaaaatatatttgcttGAAGCATACAATGCTAtttatccctctctctcacacacacacacacacacacacacacacacacacacacacacacacacacacacacacacacacacacacacacacacacacacacacacacacacacaaagtaattaTAGTGATGGACCGTCTATTTATTCTTAGACATATCTGCTTCTATTAAGCCGTAAGTGCTcacatctgtgtgtttacatgctgcATCTTATGACCTAATGAGAATAAGAGCATTGTTCCCCTGGGAAGAGACTGTCCCGGTGCTGTGTAGCCCaacaaactgtaaacacactcCTGAGCCCTGCGTCAGCTGCCTTACAACACACAAACGCACGCACAACATCGATGCTGTGTCTGTGGTCTGACTTTCCTAACCTGCTCTAAATCCAAACCTTTATAGTAAACAACTTGGGACATCTGAACAAGGCTCTTGTGCAAAATGGATGTGAATTACAAGGCCATATATCACCATGATAAGCccaggaggaaagagagacaattTGGTAACCAGGGAGGGCGAACAATAATAACAAGGCTGAATCATAAAgaagttatttttctgttttgtttggacGCAGGCCAGAAGGGAGAAGTGTTTGCAGTGGTCCGAGCAGAAGAGGGTTTACAGGACACAATGCGAAAATGTGTGTAAGCAAGCAATAAGTCATGGACATTAACACGCACAAACATGTACATATGAATGTGCACATACACATGCTCAGATACAAAGAGTATATGTCTTTCTAATcagtatgtatttgttttggaaTATTACAGAGCAAGTCAAATGAGCTCAAGAATAAGTCTAATCAACACAAAAGCTCATGATCAGTCTGCCTGATGGTCACAGTCACTGCAGGATGTGGCAGAGCATAGACACCTTCGGACTGCATCCATTCACTAAATTCATTCATGAGCCACAGGAGCGGCTGGGAACTCTCTCATTGATAACACAAACATTCCCAACTGCCTCCAAACTTTAcccctttctcctcttttgtAGCCTTTCCAGAATTCCCTGAGCAGTATTTACTGACCAGATGTGCTCATTTTCCTctgagatgtttttttattctcataGCTTAAATGTCAATACAGcataaacactgaaaaaagttaCACATTGTTATCTGGAAATGGTGTTAACATAAGCCTACTAAGTGTAATATTGGCAAACGTAGATTATCCCAAACACAAACTTGTAGAAGAGAATTTGGCTACAGAAGTCAAGCTTTGTTGTCCACATGGTGGCGCAAGATACCAACTTTAAACCAACGTATGGTTTAAACATCTGCATAATCATGTTCTGACATGACAATCAAGGTGTAATGTATGTGAAAAAACACATGGATAATTTGTATTTGCCATTCAATTCACCTCTATTAGTAATCCAATTCTACAGGCTTTAATGCTAATGTTAATTAGATGCAAATTGGACAAAAGAATGTTCTATCTGATATGGAAAAATCCATCCTAATAGCAAGTATATCAATTCACTTTCCAAATCATTGAAAGGAGTCTTACATTGATCCTATTTGCTGAAGGTAAGGATCGATTTCCCCTAAAATGTGTCTCTAAATGAATTTCTAACTAACTCTAAACTTTTGCAATTCATTGCTTTTAATCAATTGAAAACCTTTGATATTTTCCTGCTTTTAACTAAGAGAACTTGCTGGGTGACAATAAAGAACACTACAGTCTTTATAGGCTGTATTAAAAGATGGACCAAATATTCATAACTTTGTAACAAACATGGACACCTTATCAACCTTGATCAATTACTGCCAAACAAGAATTTTCAAAAATGGTTGGATCtgtgttgctttatttttgcACAAACCCTAAGCCCCCAATTTACATTTTGCTATGACTGTTCTTATATCTGcaatttattgtttttactgtttgtcattttaccttttaaaagacatatttaatatattactcttatcaataaaatgttttaaaaatcatcACAACTGGCACCATTGATTTCTGTAAAAGGCAGATTACTAGTCATTAGTGAGCCCATCTGTTGTCTAGGTTTGCACAGTTACTGCTTCAGTTTTTCAATTGTAAATGATCTATACACTCTCCGTCCTGTTGTGTGCAAAGCATTATCATAAAAAGTGACCTTACATTTGCACTGAATGTATGATGTCATGGATACACTTTAAAGTTGAAACCGGAACTTGGTGTTATTTTGAAGTTCCCTGCGTCACAAGGATTTATTCTGAAAGCTCAAACAGGAAACTGGCTGGCTCGCTGTTCAGTATTTCTCGGAGGAAGGAGTCTGTCCACAAATTTCACCGTTGACTGGACTGTTTATGTTTCGGGGTTACATCACTGGGCTAGCTGAAGAGGTAGCTAAAGAACTAAAGCATACATTTTAGATACACACATTAACATCAACAACTGGAAACAGTGCAACGACCTCGTCATCGTTAGATAGCTAGCTTGTGAGCTAGCTTAGCTGCCAACTTTTCATTCATTACTGCCCGATCACTTTCTTTGTTGCAGCTAACGGATATCCTCATCACAACAGATCTAGGCAGTAGTGAGGTGCATTTACTGTTTGTTCCTAATCGTTAATTTCAGTAAACTTCCAAAAACACGTTGGTTGATGCTTAATTTCTAATTTAGTCTGCAATTTAAAGTTGCCAGGCGGTTTGTAAGGCTTGCAAGATTAGCTAGCTTAGCATCAGTGTCCTAAACAAGCTTATCAGTTCCGTTAGTATGCAATACAACAGAGGGGTGAGCGATGCATCAGCTGTAATGCCACTAAAGCTTTGTCGAGCTATATCTTACGCGTTAACTCTTTAACGTGttgtatacaaatatatgtGTAGTCCCCAATATGTTATGTAAATGTATCTGGCTGGATAGCGTGGATTTTGTAGCCAGAAGGAGTTGCTAACGCGTCAGGCTTTATTACTAGCGGGAAAGCTAACTAAGTACATGGCCAACATTGCACAGAAGTTCATTGCAGAATGTataatttcccaaaatgtataaatgactCGTAATGTCTTCCAGATGCCTGTGTGATTACTTGTCCCACTCACGCTCCAAAATATCAAGTACAAGGGAACCACATAACTGGAGAAACAGATGAATTGGTGCTGCAACTAAGGTGAACATTTAATTCATTAATGTTAACGTTTTCATTCAGGTGCAAGGACATTATTTACACATATCAAACATCCATGTATGCTAGTTGATTAgaactgtatttaaatgtactaATGTGAcagtaattaaatgtaaatactgatgtaaaaacaatcaaaacaaaggcATTTTGGCAAATAATAAGGGTATGGGACATTACAAAACGTATCGTATCGTTGCATGTGTATGTCACTGGTTTCATCATTTATAACATTTGGCTCTCAAAATATTAATAACCCCTTGATTACTTTCCAGCTATTCTTGTCTCCTTGGCCCTTGAGTGAAATGGTGGTGGTGGCGTAGGTGATAAATGTGTGAGGAGAAAGCCCCTGTGGTCCTCTTGCTGCATCGCACACTTCCTCATGGATTCCAGCAATGATGAGGCACTCGATATCATTATCACCAATGTGGTGGCAACATTTAGGGTTAGGTGCCACCTCAACCTACGTACCATCGCCTTAGAGGGAAACAATGTCATCTATAAGCCGGAAGTAGGGGTAAGGAAGCAAATGAATGTTAAAGATACAACAACATTCTTAGTAAGAGATTCAAATAACAGCTTGATTTTCCTTGATTATGTACAACTTAAATGCATTTATCATAGGATTTATGTTTGCAGCATTCAAAtgttaacactttatttttttagaaagtCCTGATGAAGCTTCGTAAGCCCAAGATAACAGCTTCAATCTGGTCCTCAGGGAAAATCATCTGCACAGGAGCCACAAGGTAGACACATGAAACACTTGAACAAACCATGAACTCACTAGAAGTCTGACTGTAATCTGCAACTGCTTTGAACAACTGGAGTTGTTGTTGCAAGAGCCCTATTAATAGCCTCTATTAACTATACTGGTGAGAAAAATGTGGGCTACTGATTTCTTGCCTCCCTTACTCTTTTTCTTTGCCAATTGCCATGTAACATCTTGTCTGCATTTTACAGTGAGGATGACGCAAAGCTGGGTGCTCGCAGGTTAGCCCGTGTTCTGCAGAAAATGGGCTTCAGGGTGAGCATAACTTTCTTATCATAACACATAGCACTTTATCATGTTTGAGGCCTAACTGTCAATGTCAATGCAGATTCAAAGCGTATTGTAACATCTGTTTGCATTGTGGATTGTCTAGTTAAAGTTCaaatcttttttacatttccataTCTTTAGCCTTTGTTGAAAGGGGTCAtaagaaaaacaagttatttCTCAGTCGATTTTTCTTATCTTTATGCAAACCTGGACTTATTGACTTAGTAACAGTCAATATGTTTCAAGAAGGCTCAGGCCTTATTGCAGTTCATTCATCAACACAAATACTGACAAAAATGACTACAATTCTTTTAAAACCTCATTTGGTTTAGACAGGCCACCGCTCACCTGGACAGGTCAGATTACCTGCCGGTGGAATTATATATGCATACATTTCTGGAATAACTGGATTGTGTGAAATGAGGCTTATTTATAAGAATTATTGCCAACACGAAAGCCATGAGACCAACATTAAAAGACCAGAGttcttcttaaatgtgaaaGTGTGTACTTATAAATACATTGATATGAGTAatgcatgtgtctgtttttctgtacaGGTGAGGTTTTCAGCCTTCAAAGTTGTGAATGTTCTGGCAGTGTGCTCCATGCCCTTTGCAATCCACCTTATAGACTTTACAAAGAACAACCGACCCATTGCCAGGTAATAAAGTACATTGCATTACAACCTCTATCAACACACTGATTACAATCATAACTGTTATCCAGATTTGTCTCAGCAGTgcttataaataatacatattgcATAAGGTTTCTCCTGTCAGTCCAGAATCTCCAAAATGTCTCTCATAGAGACTACAGATTAGTCTcattattatatgtattatatggtttgtcagtttattttttatttagtttggcCAAAAGCAGCTTGGTTCATGTTTAATGGAGTTAATAGCCCTGTTTCTTACCTTAGGTTTAATTATTTAGAAGGGCAGGATGACCTCTAGTGGTGTGAGCATTGTTCAGCATAATCAGAGAGAAGACGTTAGCGTAAGCAGTGTCTGGTTCACAAAGCTGTATATGTGCTCAGATAGGTTCACATAGATTGTTTAATTAGGTCATAGTGTTTTCTTAAATTGTTGAAATAGTTTTTGCCCTGAAAAAGTAAAGAACGAAATGATCTAACCCTCTGTGTCCTTGTAATGCTGCATGCTAGGGgagaatactttatttttggCCCTGAATAACCCATCAGTTTTGAATTGGTTTTCCATTTGTTGTCCATAAATGAGTTATTGAGGTTGATTCATCAAGATTTTTGAGATGCCAATACTTACACctcctttgtttgtgtttgtcagttaTGAACCGGAGCTCCATCCTGCTGCCACCTACAGGATCAAACATATTAAAGCTACCATCCAGGTGTTCTCTACTGGCAGTATCACACTTACAGGTACCTCTCGCTACATGGTTGCAGTAACAGTATCCTGCGCTATGACAGTTGACCAATATCATACTGTGGTAATTTCCTTATCTAGAATATTCAAATAAACTCACTGTAGTTTATTTTACCTGCTATAATGCTGGCAACATGTAAGCTAGCATTCATCATATGTAACATAATAAAGTGACATcctttctttagtttttttatcaggtttatttgtattttactatTCTCATTACTTTAAAGGTCTTAATAACTGATAATTATACTgctaataataatgaaatagttAAAGTGCAGTGCTGTATACCGTTACATTTCTCATAATTGAGACATACCTCTCATACTCTGCTAGGGGGCGTTGCAGTTGAAGGGATTGAGGTCAAATTGTTGTTATGCACTTTTTTTATACTATGTCACAACCAGAAAAGCGGTTTTGTATAACCTAATTCCTCATGGAATTTTACTCCAAGTGAAATAGTTTAGTTCCTTTTTGTGTTTAACTTGACTCAAACAATGGTTGTAATGGTAGACGTGACTTACATTTTTTCTGGGTTTGTTgctccattgtgttttttaatcgtACTCAAACCTTTTTGCTATTTTCTCATCCCTCTCCCAATCTATCCGATTGTCTAGGACCAAATGTGCAGAACGTGGCAACAGCTGTTGAGCAGGTGTACCCGCTACTGTTCGAGTGTAGGAAACCCCTCCGCAAATAAAACAAACGTGTCAAAGACAGAGACAACGGAGGAAAGAGACGACAATTCTGATTTGTTACACGTGAGGAAGCACCTTATCCTCGGGTTTTATTTGCTTGACTTTACCGTTACGTGTCTACAAACTTCTAACACAACAGACTGGATGTCACCTGGATTTAAACTTTTAACAGCTTCCCTCTCACGAAGTGTCTCTGTTGTTGTGGATTATGTGGCTATTGTGATTTTAACAGCCTAGACTTACACGTTTGTCTTTCAAACATCACATTCTTCAGTGGAAACTGCTCTTCCAGACCTGCCTGACATTTATTTGCTCTTGTTCCTCGTTTG
The sequence above is drawn from the Eleginops maclovinus isolate JMC-PN-2008 ecotype Puerto Natales chromosome 15, JC_Emac_rtc_rv5, whole genome shotgun sequence genome and encodes:
- the tbpl1 gene encoding TATA box-binding protein-like 1 encodes the protein MDSSNDEALDIIITNVVATFRVRCHLNLRTIALEGNNVIYKPEVGKVLMKLRKPKITASIWSSGKIICTGATSEDDAKLGARRLARVLQKMGFRVRFSAFKVVNVLAVCSMPFAIHLIDFTKNNRPIASYEPELHPAATYRIKHIKATIQVFSTGSITLTGPNVQNVATAVEQVYPLLFECRKPLRK